The [Clostridium] scindens ATCC 35704 nucleotide sequence TGCTTGTAAGGGATAAGGAATTCTCCGAGAAGGAGAACCGCATGCTGGAGCAGAAGCCAAAACTATCCTGGTCAGGAATCGAGAGCGGGAGATATATGAAGCAATATGAATCCTATAAGTCGGATCAGTTTGCCGGAAGGAACTTTTGGGTGGCGTTTAAGACGCGGGTGGATCTGATAGCCGGAAGACGGGAGTCTAACGGCGTGTTTAAGGGAGATAATAATTATCTTCTGGAAGATATCGCCAAGCCTAATCAGGAGCAGATGAAGCAGAATCTGAAGGCTATCCGGGAATTTGAAAAAGAGTATAAAGATATTCCCATGTATATGATGCTGGTTCCCAATGCCGCCAATATTCTTTCAGAGAGGCTGCCGAACTTTGCGGTAACGGAGAATCAGGAAGCTACATTTGATGCGATCAAAAAGACATTAGGAGATAAGATCACCTGGGTGGACGCAGGCAAGGCTCTGAAAGCCCATAAGAAAGAAGAGATCTATTATCATACGGATCATCACTGGACCACGCTTGGGGCATACTATGCATATGAGGAATTGGCCAAAACGATGAAGCTGGATACAAGCAAAAGCCCGAAACTGAAAGCATACGCAGTGACCAATGCGTTTAACGGAACTCTGTCAGCCACCAGCGGATA carries:
- a CDS encoding DHHW family protein gives rise to the protein MKQTRQRKKGKLYNRKAMALLFIVFLMLFCLVNVLVRDKEFSEKENRMLEQKPKLSWSGIESGRYMKQYESYKSDQFAGRNFWVAFKTRVDLIAGRRESNGVFKGDNNYLLEDIAKPNQEQMKQNLKAIREFEKEYKDIPMYMMLVPNAANILSERLPNFAVTENQEATFDAIKKTLGDKITWVDAGKALKAHKKEEIYYHTDHHWTTLGAYYAYEELAKTMKLDTSKSPKLKAYAVTNAFNGTLSATSGYETGYEEPIYIYVPEKEKEAAQVVVSYVDEKKKTATLYDRSKLKEKDKYALFLGGNYSMIDIRTTADTTDRLLVIKDSYANCLIPFLTPYYREIIVLDPRYYYGDIKEVMKENKISSVLFLYNGNTFVEDNSISGVLQNGETE